One Ctenopharyngodon idella isolate HZGC_01 chromosome 3, HZGC01, whole genome shotgun sequence genomic window, TTACATATTCACATGTACATTTTCTGGGTGTCTCTTTTTATCTTACACCTTTAACCCTTTTAACCCTACATCAAAATCTTGCAGTGTCCACACTACAAAGTGTAAAGGTAAAATCGACACAGTGTTGCAGTGAGATAATTAAGAGAATatgtaagtgatttctgagcaTTAGTAAAGTGCATGGTGCCTCATTTTTGGACTATAATCAGATCAGTACACAAGACCTTTTTGTAGATTGGGTGACTTAACCGTGTCTAAAAGATTTGCCAAAGGAAGTACCTGGAGGATGCCATTCTTTGCTATAAATACACATTTCACTTTCAACAATTttctaaaagaaagaaagtttttGGAAGAATTACACTAGGATACAAATTTACATCAAAGACTTCTATGTCTAGCCTGGAACTTAAATATGACATCTCCAAATATTGCGATTGAAAGTACCAGTAGGCAATCAGCTATTAGTATGTTGGGAGTAGGAGACACCTTGAAAAATCTCAGTGCATGCAATTCCAATTCTTCTTATTCCCCTGAAGCCACAGCTGCTTTTGCCACTGCAATGATTCTCATCATGCTCTTCACCATCTTTGGGAACATCCTGGAGATCATCGCTGTCCTGACCATCCCGTTCACCCTGGCCAATGAGCTGATGGGCTACTGGTACTTCGAATTGTTTTGGTGTGAGATTGTAGTGGCACTGGATGTGCTCTTCTGCACAAGTTCCATCATGCACCTGTGTGCCATCAGCCTGGACCGCTACCTGTCCATTTCCCGGCCAGTGCAGTATGCCACCCAGCGCACCCCTCGCAAGATCAAGGGCGCCATTGTGGTGGTGTGGCTCATTTCTGCCATCATCTCTTTCCCCCCACTGGTTGCCGTAAATAAGACCCAGGATGGGgactgcccacagtgcaaaatcAACGAGGATGTATGGTACATCCTGTACTCTTCCATTGGGTCATTCTTTGCCCCGTGCCTCATAACGATCCTGGTGTACGTTCGCATCTATCAGATTGCCAAGAAGCACATTCAATGTCCTCCAGGAGAGCCAAGAAAAGACATCGCATACAGTGTCCCTTTGGGAGGGGTGTTGCAGGGCGGCAAAGACCAGGGAGGTGTTGACCCTGCAAATGTTCCCAATTTGGCTGCTTCCAGATCTGAAGCCATAAACTAGCCTCAGCCTTCAGtagcggccaagtacagggatatactggacgaaaaccttctccagagtgctcaggacctcagactgggccgaaggtttaccttccaacaagacagtgaccctaagcacacagctaaaataacaaaggagtggcttcacaacaactccgtgactgttcttgaatggcccagccagagcactgacttaaacccaattgagcatctctggagagacctaaaaatggctgtccaccaacgtttaccatccaacctgacagaactggagaggatctgcaaggaggaatggcagaggatccccaaatccaggtgtgaaaaacttgttgcatctttcccaaaaagactcatggctgtattagatcaaaagggtgcttctactaaatactgagcaaagggtctgaatacttaggaccatgtgatatttcagtttttcttttttaataaatctgcaaaaatgtcaacaattctgtgtttttctgtcaatatggggtgctgtgtgtacattaatgaggaaaaaaatgaacttaaatgattttagcaaatggctgcaatataacaaagagtgaaaaatttaagggggtctgaatactttccgtacccactgtacagcATCAGCTAGGGTACTCTTGCTTTCGTATGAGAAATACGAGGTAAGTTGAAATGATGTAGTATAATTTGTGACAGCAGTGATGACACTTACCTTAAACCTACTAATAGGTGATGATAATATCCGATTAGCATGAAAAGCTGTTCATCCTGTAGTTATGAAAATAGTTCAACTTTATGCCCAAATATTTCTCTGCCTGAATGCAGCTGCTCGCCTGCTTAGTATGTGAATACATTGTTTGCATTTAATCATGTATGTCATTGCATGATCGACACATTAGCCAACACATGACCCCTAACTCATTTAGCAAGACAGTGTCTAACATTACATTGCTAGCGTTCTGCTGCTGTTAGTATTGCAATTTGATTTAGTTATACATGCTGCTGTACAAAACTAGGATTTGCTGTAGCTCCATTTGATATGCGAATACAACAGCGAACGCCTATTTCACTTTGAAGATTTCAGCAAAGCTATCCCTGTATCCTCATGCACTACATTGTTTGCTTTCTGCTGCAGCATAAATGCAATACGCATATTCGCTAGCTGCTAACATGCCCAGCAATTCACTCTGAGCATTAAACAGGACTGttaaaatagtacacttacaagtttactactagtacTTTGATACTAgaatacttactacataaagtatacttgaacattacttaagtatacttcataaaatgaacttgaagtatacttcaaaAAAAGTATAGTACTTTTTCGTAAGGTGTAGTTTCATGACTGACTAAAAACTTGTTGAAGcattaatgaaaaaagtaataaacaaATTCAGCTGCTGACACAACCTCTCGTGTAATACTTGAGACACACTTAGGCATTAACACTCATCATgcaaacctcaacaatggtgacaatcagtattaaaaatatttaaatataaatagtaaaagaattcagctgcataatttatttgtGCTGCTAAGCATGCTGGGAGCTATAAAGGAGTTTTGTATgctggcatgaagcatgtcatcATTGTAGTTAATAACTTCCTGTTCACAACATGATTTCATTTTTCAGAagtctatttaatattttcaaaatagtaTCACATTAAACAGACAGTagtatttaaacaaattaataacaaaacacTTTTGAGCTATAATTAGATTTCAGATGTGATCAGTGAATCAGACCACTTTCTGGTCTGGAATCAGAtcactttttaaataatgtcaCGATTAATTAGCAGTCAAAATCACATCatacatgtcacagttttaaCTCAGGAGTCCTGTAATgagcacattcagggctttgCAGAGATACCAAATTTTTGGAGGTTTCACAATGACAACAACAACTCCTTGGTCTTTAAATACGACTGACATTAATTTAATGATCAAAATTAGCACTTttatggaaatatgataatattttataattattttatatcataatccGATCATTTAAATCggattatcttttaaattgtttgttataaatcaacatctcGGGAAAATATTATGGGGtttctaatcaaaatatgactttcttttacAAAACAGGGCATTCATTTTATGCATGTCCACTGTAGAGGACACCAGGACTTGTTTATCAGGCAATTTGGGAGACACAACAAGCGAATAgcgaaagaaattatatatacaatattcttattaattattagatattattatgaacattttgcCAATTAAtactcccattattacacttcttttttcattacatgttgccccaagaacacattaatatgcaaattagaaaCAGTGTATAGATGCATTGTATTGAATGGGAAAACTCATGTATGACTATTTTTACCCACATattgcaaaaaattaaaatggtatATCAATTAATCCCATTATATCTTTCATACCGtagttgagaatcatctttgAACATagcttggttaaaaaaaaaaaaaatcttgaagcCTAAAAATTGAATGgtgaataaattttttttaaaaaaaatccattgtcatttcatgtcattttattttttaaacaacttagtCCTGGGGTTGGTGCTGTTAAAGAGGTTGAGGCCAGTCCTGACCCCGACCCCTGTTGTCGTGACACCTGGCTGCTGAAGCACCTTGTCCAAAGTAGTCTTCTTTATGGCGGCAGGAGAAATCTTCTCTTGGTCTGCCAAGTACTGAAGCTCCCTGTCAGAAAAGAGTGAGCTTGAAATGTCCTTCAGGAGACACAACTGTTTAAAACGCCCATTAAATTAAAACAGGAGACTGTGTCTGCAGACAATTATATGCagataaacatttgaaaataaataacataaatggACCAACTTAACTATAAGTATATTTAATGACTCTACACTGTCATCTAAATTAAACATTAGATTCAGTGCACTAACTGCATAGATACTCGTTTTTACTAGGGCTGTCAACCTCCAACCACACCCTAACTCTACCCATAACCCCATCTCTCCACCCATTAAACACGTAGGGCTGTGTAAAAatatatcgatttctcgattttaatcgattctcatttttacgaaccgatagcgattcttaaatcccaagaatcgattagtctagtctgttttcagttgaacATTGTAGCGCTCTTCCCATTAAATAAATGGCAGCTTTgtactttgttacttttgatatgaaacaaagtctcagatttcaaattctgtccatttcattacgaaattcaaaaaataaccgttttggcgctgtttaatgtagCGTGACAGATGGCTGTAGCCTCAGATCAAGAGAGGCGGCAACGCGAAGCGcgcgtgaactgatcatctcctccgctttaataccagttacagcgcgaaataaacatgaatgaacacccaaaggtatgttgaaaaatACAGTCCCTTACTGAAATCCGTATCCTGTCTCAtggaatagctcaatcagtgtttcaaccgcgaaagacgttaataaaacagcttgtaagcagtaacgtcacatttacctcagaaaaaccatattGAGTGTCCataactcgttagtcagctataaAACTGAACAATAGAGAATagtattttgctaaatatatgcaccatattacacattcgttataatttataatgttcttcaatatttaatgctttgaataaatccgtcaactttttataacagccaccatttaaataatgtatttcaaaaacCGAATTgaagtagaaatataattacataattgtaaagttagtattttaactttattattataaaaacttccttaaCTTCCACTAATGTAAGTGTTTGaatacaaatcagttaattttaaccttcaatattataatgcagaactgattcccatgtatagtttgtagcattagttgagagattttttttccttatgaaaatttgccatgtactgttccttatatatatacaaaataatctatattgaatcgaatcgaatttaatcgaaatcgaatcgaattgcaagcttgtgaatcgaaatagaattttgaaatttgtgtcaatacccagccctattaaACAGGTTAAGCTCCACCCTTTGTTTGTTCCATGGATGGCTCAGctcaaatcatgtgactttggcaggttgatacacgctccgaaccactgattcgaaacaaaagattcataaagctttgaagcttaatggagcagtgtttcgaaatcgcccatcactaacGTTTACCTCTGTGGATGCTATGTGTTTGGACTGATAACATGTGCTtggacaacaacaaaactggagaatctcacgcagccaaaatgatgattgtcaataacggtgttcagccttacattgttcaaatgCTTTGCTTCACCAAACAGGCAGGACGTGTTAAATCATCATTACTATGGCTCGTGGAAAAAGCGCATTTTGACCTTTTCTATGGAGCTGATCGTGACTCCTGCTGCACAAGAGACAATGAGATGGCGGTCTTCGATGTCTGGCCCGATCTCATCCAAAACGAAGGGAATGATATGTGGCTTGACCGCAAGGAAGAGAACATCACTCTTGTTCACAGTCTCTTTATTACTGGTAGTGAAGTATGCTCCCATTTTCTGAAGTACAGAGAAAGTGCCTTTTTAAAGATGTTCAGCAGTGTGTTGctgctatttttttgtcatgctAACATGTCTCAGATGCTGATCAGATGCTTTTGCTGCAGAGTTCTTTTGGTGTGATTTGCTTGTTGCAATTTTCTGATTCTCTAAAAATCATTTatgtgtacactgtaaaacattgtCCTGAAAATTAACGGCAACATACTGACAGTAAAGTTGCCAGTAATCTACTCTTAATCATACAGTTCTTTACTGTAATCTACTTCACAGTATGTTACTGTAAATATACCATGCACTCAATTAAATCTCGAGTTAACTCAATTAATTTGCAGAAAACCGACGGCCAACTGCCATTTAAGtttataaactattatttataatttgctAGTAATGTGAACATATGATTACTGAGTCCAGTAAgaataactaaattaaacaaaatcattaaaacatcAAGTTAACTTAAACCTCTTGTAGATAACTGCTAGCTAACAACAGCACACATACATGTTCAACTGGATTTAGCTAAGAGATTTTTAGTTTCTTGGTCTTCTACTGGAATGAAGCAGAGGCTCTACACTAGGGCTGTGACGGTAGGCATGTTTAAgtcaattttataataaaaaagttacTTATGCTtacttacataattaagttttgttatttttctcgctgactataagtttatggtcaacgaatggcttttctgaggtataatgttacgtgacattttttgcaacactgattgaactgacatgatacagatttcggtaagctactgtatctttcaacatattttttgattttcattaatgtttatttaattctgtacagtagtaaagaggaaaggaTGATCGTATTCACTCACAATCCGTGACAAGTGTTCAAGATAAAAAGTGACGCAGTctttaactttcttttcataatataaataaatgcatagcctaTGCCTATTTGCTTATCCTGTAAGttcgtgaataaaaatgaaaatgtggacgaaatcagaagctattaaatgtcttatcattaaaatataaaaattaaaatgacgggtaattattgattatgatggattttttttttcacgatCCTGTCCATGAAAATGACGGCGAAACGCAAGTCTAACGCAACCTCtgatacatacatatatatatatatatatatgtatatatatatatataaaccaaaCAACTCATCACCGTCACAGCCCTACTCTACACTctacacaaaaaaaattgttcactCAACTGTTTGTTATCTTTTTGAACAGACTCAGTTTTGTATTTACTTAGAAAGTGTTTATCTCTGATTAGTTTTAGacatttgtagatgttttaattagacattagtataattaaaaggaataTTAATAAGGCATAGTATGTGAATAGTCAGATTACTAGATTTTTTCAAATTAAGTAAAACAAATTGTTGGACATTAAGTAAACTTAACTAAAAAGGGTTAGAACAGCTGTTAGGTTTTACAGTGaattcacaaagcagtctggtgtaaaattattagaacaaacatatacaaactttttttcccttcaaaGATAAAACTACAGGAATGGGGGAAACTTatttgcattcaaaatattcTTTGCTCACTGAAACCAGAATGATTTCATCTCTTTCAATAATAAGGAACTACAAAGGACAGTTCCTGAAATCCATGTGGTCTAAACTGTCACACAGCTTCTTTCACTTTTCAACATTAGAGTTCCTGGAAATAAAAGGCGGATATTTGTTATTTCAGCAACTCACAATTCCTGTTTGAGTAGAAGGTCTTTTAAGTTCCTTTAAAATTCAAAGTAAATTGACTGATATTACAATATATGTGACTGAATTTGGGATTAGAGAAATAACTCTAATGATATGAAACATGATATGAAACACTTAACAGCATGCTTGATACTTGAGCAGTTTCCAGGAAGTTTCCAGGAAGCCAAAGTTATcgattttcatatttttgtaaaacatcATGAGACATCTGTTGGGTAGATTCTAAGCTTATTTTCTGAGGTTATGTCTGACAGGTTTTTATAcacaaaattaatataaaaaaatatctttaagtTTAATGTAAAAACTTCATATTAATGGTCAGAATATAATTGGCCATGTGTAATAGATTTTGTAGACTAATCTAGATCTTCCTTTTAATTATAGGCTACTGTATAACTCCAAAAAATGGCAGCATATCTTAGCGTGTGCATTAATCTAGCTTATACTTAAAACTTGCCATTGCTTATTATGAATATTATTGGCTCTTACAAAAGATTGCTTGTAATGTTCCtcattaattgttttaaataaaagtgcacacaaaattaataaatctaAATGTAACAGAATAACAAATGTCAAGTCTTCTTGGATGTGTGGAAGTCTTTTTATGTACCAACCActtattaattaatgtaatttgggttattatgtttttaaaaacttttttgaaataATTCATATTAAGATGACATGCTGAGATTTGAGGAGCAGGTGTAATGGAGGACAGCTAGTATGAGCTGTAAGGTAAagctcactcccctggcctcaagaggcttAATCGGAGCAAACTGAGCGGAACCGGACGCAGTGGTGCAGTGACCCGGATGGAGGTGAGGTTTAGGAGGTTAGTGTGATGCAAGTGAATGAGTGCGAACTGTGCAGATAAACCTGACTTTCCTGAGTTCAAGAGGCACATCGATTTCAGTTAGATTTTTGGGCCTTTTGACTTTATTTAGTTAGGACAGTAGGAGGACAGACAGGAAATCATGGGAGAATTAAGATGGGAATGGGAATATGTCAGACTACTTGCCCACATGACtacattaacatttttgaataagtatCTACTCTTTACTCCAATACGTTTGcaatgagtaatgcaattactcGTTACATTTTGAGCTTTTCTGCAGCAGattatttctgctacaaaagaaGCAATATCTCTATCTGCACAGCATTAAATGTACTATATCTTGTAGATACTATACTACTCTAGATGGATCAGGTTTGTTTATTAGgattgaagctaaactctgtgtggccctccaggaagtTTTGCACTCTggctttactcacccaaacttgtcaacaaggctactttacgtgaatgtgagtACATTAGCGTGTAGTTGTCATCACAGGTGTTTCATATGTAAGATGAGGACGTGGCTGCATCAGGTGATGAGGCTGAAACCAGCACATCCAGTGCAAGTAGGCTTTAACTATTTAATTTttcttaacattattttatttatccaatACTTTGagacctttttgaaggatattggtttactatGCCCTTTTTGAGCATGTGAACTTCACGGAGATTTGAATGTTAGCAgaggtttaaagggatagttcacccaaaaatgaaaattctctcatcatttactcatactCATGTCATCCCCAaaatatatgactttttttcttcagataaTCACAAACAGagatttttaagaaaataatctatctctgtgagtccatataatgcaagtgaATTTTTTGATATTGACAGATGGTTTACAATGATTAAAAGCttcattaataaatcattaagaaatattatataatgcttaatggatcattagttaatatatattcaaatagctATGACATAATATGCTCAATGTTTAAATGATCTGTTAATCATTAcgtaaatgttaataaaatgctaacaatgtaattaaactttaattcatttattacctaatgtacttttttaaatttacaaatgtgGAAAAAATTGGTCATTTTAAGCACTTCACACACTATTTAACATATTATTCATTAACTCATAAAGGTCACACATTTGGTCTTCGTTTGTTGTGGTGTCTATGCAGACTTAtactatttaaacattttaataaatcatttattaatcatttgttcatgtttttgcagTAGCCAATATAAAGTTGAAACTATTcattatttgtaaatgttgataaatgtttttataaacattcaCATTGTAGATTTTAAAAGAAGTGCTTGATCATATGAATTGAACATTTGTAagcatttaaatttacattaaataatgatctGCTGCTAATCATTATGTAACATTTGTTAAGTTAATTAGTAAACATTAACAAGCacattataatgtattacatatattatgtaatgtttgttaatgatttattaatcaaagttattataaagtattaCGATTAATCAATGTTTTCTGAAGGCAAACAAAATGTATGTATAAGAAAAATACTAGACGTCCCCCACGTGATCACTCGTACAACAGTAGTTTGGAAGCAAGGGTTTATAGTTAAAAGGGgttaaaatattagtatttttcttacacacagTTTAGTCAGTTGTTGTTTCATCTCTTCCGTTTCATTTCAGCCTGGACCAACCAATTAGCACAAAAAAGTAGTAAGAAAAATCAGTACCATGTACACGTTCATATCTTATGCTTTGTTCACACTTAgcatcaaaaagttaatttactgTTAATGCTACAACTTGTCATACCAGAACTGATTTACCAGTATTTTCTCAAAAAGTCCTGTCCACACATGAACAGTCATTTATTGATCATTTTCCAGAAAGGGTCATATGTGTGAAGGCCCCTAGTAAAAGGGAAAGCAAAACCGTTTCAGACATGAAATTCCTTCTCTGTCTCATGGGGAGCTCTAGTGAATCTGGGTGTGTTTTGCCAGTAAAATCCAACCCCCTTTGAGGCTTTAAGTAACACCCTGGTTGAATGGATGTCACTGTCACCACACAAGCTTTTTTGAGAAGAATTTCTTCATTCATCCAAGTAAGTGTATTTCTCGTGAATCACATTTCATTGTAATACTTTACATGTGGTTATTACAGAACTCTGTAATAGAGTAACAGTGTTATAATAGTAACAGTGATAGGAGAGATCAGatgtaacattattttttgtcattaaatctTTGGTTGATTCTGACAATCTGTCATGCAAATTTCAGATCTACTAGCTTCAAAGATGCCAACAATGCTGAAATTAATTGGTGGCAATGAAGGAGATTGGTTTTCATTTACTGGCAGGAACAATGGTGCCAGTTTGAAGAGGATATGGGTATGGGTGGGGCCATCGCAGGTGAAGGCTGTCAGggtctggctttcagatgggcAAAATAAAACCTATGGAAGCCCAGAGGGAGATTACACGGAGTACATGTTCCAGCCTGGTGAGAGAATCACCTCACTGTCCCTGTGGGGCAACGGTAATGGGACACGTCTCGGAGCCATTAAATTCAAGACCAGCCGAAATAATgaattttttgtgaaaatgacaaGCTGGGGTTTAAAAACAGAATACCCCATCGATGTCGGCTCTGGGTTTTGTCTGGGCATTAAAGGAAGATCCACATGTGACATTAACTGCTTGGGATTTGAGTTTCTCAAGAACATTCAATCCGTAGTTCTTACCAATGTCAGTTATCCCACTATTGAGAAAGTGATTCCACAGGTGGCATCGGAAGGAATCAAATCCGTCACGTTGAAAAATGGGACCTCTGTCAGAACACAGCAAACAGTCGaaacttcaaaaaaaataattcaaacaaCCTCGTGGTCTATGAGCGAAAACATTACAGCAACATTCAGTGTGGAGGTGAAGGCTGGGATCCCAAGCTTTGGAGAAGCTTCCACAGGAGTCAGTACTACCGTCGGAAAAGAAAACACTTACTTACATGTGAACACAACTGAAAACACTGAAATTTTTTCCACCGATATAGAAGTTCCACCAGGGAAGAAGGTGGATGTAAAGATCACTATTGGCAGATGCTCTTTTGATCTGCCTTACACTGGCACCTTGAGGATGACTTGCTCTAACGGcagtgtgttttcttttcaaaCCAAGGGTCAATACAAGGGTGTCACTTACACTGATGTAAACATAGATACTAAAGAATTTGATCTTTGATATCAAGATTTAGGACTTCAGAAgacgcaacatctggatcaacacgcacattcccaaatttctatatatcctaattattgttaatatgtaattcatttttccaggagctcattgcttctacctttaattaaattgctaacagtgattgtaaattaattgcctaaattattacattattagctaactgcattctctaaattgtaatgttgacatgcactctctgtaaagctgctttgaaacgatatgtattgtgaaaggcgctatacaaataaatgtgaattgaattgaattgaattgaacacATACTGAATATTCTTGATGTTATTGATAtgttatatgatatgatatggtATGATATGGTTGTCATGGTTTCATTCTGTTGTCAAAGTTACTGCTTGTTTTGTTGATTCCTTTCACCTGCCCCCAGTTTAGTTCGCATTACcccatgtgtatatatagccctcagtttgttcagttctttgtctgcCATTGTTTGTGTATAGCAcacactgtttgtttgttttgccttCTTTGGATTATCTGCTcgatgtatttttgttttgctttatatattaaaattaaaagtgctGCATCTTACATCTGTTTTGCCTCTTTTAGCCTGATTAAactttacattcattttaaagggcTGTCTGCTCCATTATTTCAtgggaaatatttatttaacattgtcTTTTTTCAAACGGTCTTTTGTAATTCTAATACTTCACACACAGTTGCAATAATTATATCTCATTATTTACTTCAAATACATCAGTTAATTTTATCTAGTTTCATTCGAAATGCTTAGATAACTGTTGTAGAAGCCTGTCCAGAAATTTTGAAGAAGTTTTAAAAGCCTGATGTTTGAAGGTTTTCAGTTAAGTAGTTTTAAAGCTTAAAGTCTGAAAGTTTTGAAGGCAATACAGTCTATCAgaaaaatgatagatagatatacattgctaacatgttttaagatGTTCGTAACATGTTTTTACACATTGTTAGCgtgttttagcatgtttctaccatgaattagcaca contains:
- the LOC127510140 gene encoding alpha-2B adrenergic receptor-like, which gives rise to MLGVGDTLKNLSACNSNSSYSPEATAAFATAMILIMLFTIFGNILEIIAVLTIPFTLANELMGYWYFELFWCEIVVALDVLFCTSSIMHLCAISLDRYLSISRPVQYATQRTPRKIKGAIVVVWLISAIISFPPLVAVNKTQDGDCPQCKINEDVWYILYSSIGSFFAPCLITILVYVRIYQIAKKHIQCPPGEPRKDIAYSVPLGGVLQGGKDQGGVDPANVPNLAASRSEAIN
- the LOC127509776 gene encoding aerolysin-like protein, which encodes MPTMLKLIGGNEGDWFSFTGRNNGASLKRIWVWVGPSQVKAVRVWLSDGQNKTYGSPEGDYTEYMFQPGERITSLSLWGNGNGTRLGAIKFKTSRNNEFFVKMTSWGLKTEYPIDVGSGFCLGIKGRSTCDINCLGFEFLKNIQSVVLTNVSYPTIEKVIPQVASEGIKSVTLKNGTSVRTQQTVETSKKIIQTTSWSMSENITATFSVEVKAGIPSFGEASTGVSTTVGKENTYLHVNTTENTEIFSTDIEVPPGKKVDVKITIGRCSFDLPYTGTLRMTCSNGSVFSFQTKGQYKGVTYTDVNIDTKEFDL